The genome window GTCTAAGCGCTGATTCATCTCCTGTAAATCAGAGCGGATATAGACGGCGCCGACCGGCTTCCCTTCAAACACGATGTTGCGAACCAGCACAAGCTGGCTGTCCTTGAACCAATGGGCCTCCGCTTGACCGGCAGGAACCGGAGGCAGCGCCAGGGGTCCGCTTGTGCCAGAGCGCTGATACATGGCGAAAGGCCGTCCGTCGCTTGTGTAAATGCCGGCCGATACGACGTTGGGGGCAGCACGCAACGCCGCCAGAGTGCTCTCCGCTGCTCGCGGATCATCAAACAACAAGGCGGATACGCTATTCGATCCGGCGATTTGAGCTTGAATCGAGAGGTTGTGCACCATGGTCTGCCGAAAGGTAATCAGATCGTAAGCAACAAACACCGCACAGGCGATCAGCAGGGCAGCACCACTCACCAGCATGTTCATCCTGGTGAGTTTCTTGGTAATTGAGTTCTGTACCCTGGGCATGATCAGGCTCCTGGATGAGAATCCCTTCTTACGCTGATTGCGACTTTTAGCAATTGGGAGCTCAAGGTCAGGTTGGCACGCTCGGCGCTCGTCAAGTTAATCTCAAAACGCACTCGGTTGGCGTCCAGGACGAACTGGATCATGCCGCCCCGCCGGGTGAACTGCGGTATGTCGCTGACCGTCAAAACATTTGCTTTGTCGAGGGTACTCAGAATTTCTTTGAGGTGACTCTCCTCTGAGGAACTGATGAACAGGATGTGACAACTTACCGCGTCTTGCGGCTTGGGAAGTCGCTTGACGACTATGCTCTTGCCGTTGATGGTCTCACTGGCGATGAGAGTATCGAGGGTCGCGCCGAAGGGATCGCGCCCAAGCACGCAAATGCTGAAGGAATCGGGAGCGGTTGTAGTCTTGGCGGGCCATTCAACGAATTTTCCCAAGTTGTATAAGTAGGCGGCCTTAACCTCGTACTCAGTTGGAGTCGCCGCCTGGGAATGCAGGTTTCCGGTACCGATAAGTACCGACGCGATCACCAAAGCCATGAATAAAAACAGGCGGCCTGCATGAGTGGCGATCATGCAGGGTTGTGGCGCGCGTCGGAATGGAATTGCAATGCAAATGGGCCTCCTCATTATCTCTTCCCTGTATGCCAAGTCATCTTGACATACCCGCTGCGCTCGATTCCGATAAGCCCCCCCGGGCCGGCGAATTCCGCGTGATGCGGCTGAAACAGGTTCTGCCCCACCACTGCAAAGTCGAGGTCCCGGGTAGAGTGCCAACTGAACTGCACATCCGCGGTTGTGTAGGCCGGGACCAGTAGCGCCGGCAGGGCGCTTACATAACGAAGGGTTTGATCAAACTCCAGGTTCTGGGGTAAGTCCAGAGACGATTGAAAGGTCACCATGTGATGTGGGCTTGAACCGTCGGTTGATCGAATTGTTGATGCGTCCAGGCTCCCCGCCTCTCTGCTCAAGCCGAGATGCAGATAAGAATACGAACCTCGCAAACGCCAATGGCTGGTGGGTGTCCAATCGGGCGCGATCTCGAAACCAGAGGTATTACCCAGCAGCCCGTTGCGGAGAAGAAATGGGACGACGATATGGGGTGGCGACGGGGATCTCTCAACGAAAGGCAAGCCTGGCTCAGCACTAAGCAGACGATCATAGTTGTTATAAAAGCTTGCGATATCTACGTAGAACTTTGGGTGAATGAGGCTGCGGTATCCGAGCTCATAGCCGAGCAGTTGTTCCGAGCGGAATTTTCTGTTGCCCACCAGGCGCACAAAAGTCAGCGGCTTAGGCGCCGCAAACGCGGTAATCTGCAGGTCGTCTTCTACGCGCGAAGGTGTACGCACCGCCCGCGTGACCGCTGCCCATACCGTGTGATGGGGAACAGGCGTCCATAGAAGTCGCGCGCTGGGCTCGACGTCGAAACCTGAATAGTTGTTGTGCAGGAACTTGGACCCGATGGTCAGCAGCAGGCGGTTTTCAATGATCGAGATTTCATCCTGGGCAAAGGCGCTGTAGAGCTTTTCCGTAAAGTGGTTCGGGATGAACACGGTGGTGGGCACAACCACGGTTGCATTGCCTGAACTGAGGCGAGCTCCGAGTCCCCAGAGCAGGTTGTTTCGTTTCGCGAGCGTCCAATGATGGATAAAATCAATGTCGAAGGTGTCGCGAATCTCACCGAAGGTGGCTTGTCTGCGGTCGGTGCGGTCGTAATACGTTTCGAGCTGAAGGTCGGAGCCTGCGCTCAACGTGCGCTTCCAGCGGCCCAGCAAATTGCCTCCTGCGAGCTCGTCGTTTTTTTCTACGATGCTTGTGTACGGTGGCGAATAAGTTGTTATCCCTGCGCGCTCTCCCGCTGTACCATCGTAAATGTCGCCTTGAAACGTCAACGTGTCTTTGTTGGGTAAATCCCAATCCATCCGGAACCCGCTCTGGCCCATGGCCCAGTCATCAAATTGTCTGTGGTCCCGGTGAAACTCCGGTCCGCGCTTGAAAGCCTTGCCGTAGATTCGGTAGTTAAAATCCTTTCCGTCCCCGCCGCCGTAGCGGTAATTGAGGAAACCTTGATCTATATTTCCGCCGCCCACAGATACCAGGGTTCCCCGGGTATCTTTAGCATTCTTGGTGATGATGTTGATGACGGCGTTGACGGCATTTGCGCCCCAGATCGTGCCGCCCGGCCCCCGGATGACTTCAATCCGCTCGATATCTTCGAGCAGCGTGTCTTGCACATTCCACCAGACGCCCGCAAACAGCGGCGTGTAAACGGTCCGGCCGTCAATCAA of Terriglobales bacterium contains these proteins:
- a CDS encoding YfiR family protein: MRRPICIAIPFRRAPQPCMIATHAGRLFLFMALVIASVLIGTGNLHSQAATPTEYEVKAAYLYNLGKFVEWPAKTTTAPDSFSICVLGRDPFGATLDTLIASETINGKSIVVKRLPKPQDAVSCHILFISSSEESHLKEILSTLDKANVLTVSDIPQFTRRGGMIQFVLDANRVRFEINLTSAERANLTLSSQLLKVAISVRRDSHPGA
- a CDS encoding TonB-dependent receptor, coding for MPPKENWPRRLHATGAVVYYGSTGMSRTVVLPVLISALLLTILASQSWGGTPQAGQDNPSRLTHMSLEDLGKIEVTTTSKEPVQASRTPAAIYVITQEDIRRSGATSIPEVLRLAPGVEVARIDSNTWSLGVRGFGSSLSRSVLVLIDGRTVYTPLFAGVWWNVQDTLLEDIERIEVIRGPGGTIWGANAVNAVINIITKNAKDTRGTLVSVGGGNIDQGFLNYRYGGGDGKDFNYRIYGKAFKRGPEFHRDHRQFDDWAMGQSGFRMDWDLPNKDTLTFQGDIYDGTAGERAGITTYSPPYTSIVEKNDELAGGNLLGRWKRTLSAGSDLQLETYYDRTDRRQATFGEIRDTFDIDFIHHWTLAKRNNLLWGLGARLSSGNATVVVPTTVFIPNHFTEKLYSAFAQDEISIIENRLLLTIGSKFLHNNYSGFDVEPSARLLWTPVPHHTVWAAVTRAVRTPSRVEDDLQITAFAAPKPLTFVRLVGNRKFRSEQLLGYELGYRSLIHPKFYVDIASFYNNYDRLLSAEPGLPFVERSPSPPHIVVPFLLRNGLLGNTSGFEIAPDWTPTSHWRLRGSYSYLHLGLSREAGSLDASTIRSTDGSSPHHMVTFQSSLDLPQNLEFDQTLRYVSALPALLVPAYTTADVQFSWHSTRDLDFAVVGQNLFQPHHAEFAGPGGLIGIERSGYVKMTWHTGKR